From the genome of Arthrobacter alpinus, one region includes:
- a CDS encoding LPXTG cell wall anchor domain-containing protein, protein MTTQAARTSLQIHVGGTVDSATTVTGTTILHAGIEFLDAAAGSAAPLSGTVRFYADGVRIGEVVAEPLGMAALPWTPKASGEVMLSAEFLPDTLNHAGSIQEAAITVALPVVPDEIVPEKVVPASSTTQKTDLAATGANGSALMLGGSASILGAGLLALLFSRRRRNSTKRR, encoded by the coding sequence GTGACCACGCAAGCTGCACGGACCTCGCTGCAGATTCATGTCGGGGGAACAGTTGATTCGGCCACCACCGTGACCGGCACCACCATCTTGCACGCCGGGATCGAATTCCTCGACGCCGCCGCCGGTAGCGCCGCCCCCCTGTCGGGAACCGTCCGTTTCTACGCAGACGGTGTCCGCATCGGCGAAGTAGTCGCTGAGCCGCTGGGCATGGCGGCCCTTCCGTGGACGCCCAAGGCTTCGGGTGAAGTCATGCTGAGCGCCGAATTCCTTCCCGATACGCTCAACCATGCGGGTTCGATCCAAGAAGCTGCCATCACGGTGGCCCTGCCGGTAGTCCCGGACGAGATTGTCCCGGAGAAGGTGGTCCCTGCCAGCAGCACCACACAGAAGACTGACCTGGCCGCGACCGGCGCCAACGGCTCAGCTCTAATGCTTGGCGGGTCCGCATCGATCCTCGGCGCCGGACTGTTGGCTTTGCTCTTCTCCCGCCGCCGCAGGAACTCCACCAAGCGGCGCTAG
- a CDS encoding oxygenase MpaB family protein — translation MTERTSTEATVANDGYFGPGSVSWILFSDPSAKLGGVVAILLQALNPMMMRLFAQTSGYATDVDGRAERTGRYIDTTIFGDRAHADAAGASVRRMHQHANWTDPQTGVQLRANTHDWLVWTHNTLVWGILRAADAFGPELSVHQQDDFVSEQHKAASLVGIEPTVLACTRAELDAYMEAQKTWMALSLPAAEISRGLRKPNLRGNPAKIWAGVVVQDGVLSLLPEWARLLYGIEGRPMNLLSAARVTRGFIAGARKNVSRAELISEVTERVRTHPYRKVRQR, via the coding sequence ATGACAGAGAGAACAAGCACCGAAGCAACGGTTGCCAATGACGGGTATTTCGGTCCGGGCAGCGTGAGCTGGATACTATTTTCGGACCCATCCGCAAAGCTGGGCGGCGTTGTCGCCATTCTTTTGCAGGCCCTGAACCCCATGATGATGCGCCTGTTCGCTCAGACCAGCGGCTATGCCACCGACGTGGACGGGCGGGCCGAGCGGACCGGCAGGTACATCGACACCACCATTTTTGGTGACCGGGCCCACGCGGATGCCGCCGGGGCCTCCGTACGCCGCATGCACCAGCATGCCAACTGGACTGACCCGCAAACCGGTGTCCAGTTGCGCGCTAACACCCATGACTGGCTCGTCTGGACCCATAACACGCTGGTGTGGGGTATTCTTCGGGCCGCTGACGCCTTCGGTCCCGAACTGAGCGTGCACCAGCAAGATGACTTCGTGAGCGAACAGCACAAGGCAGCCAGCCTTGTCGGCATCGAACCCACCGTGCTCGCCTGCACCCGTGCCGAACTTGACGCCTACATGGAGGCGCAAAAAACCTGGATGGCGCTGAGCCTGCCTGCCGCCGAGATCTCTCGCGGACTTCGCAAGCCCAACCTCAGGGGGAACCCGGCGAAAATCTGGGCGGGCGTCGTCGTCCAGGACGGTGTGCTGTCCCTGCTCCCGGAGTGGGCACGCCTGCTCTACGGCATTGAAGGTCGCCCCATGAACCTTCTCAGTGCAGCCCGCGTAACACGGGGTTTCATTGCCGGTGCCCGCAAGAATGTCTCCCGAGCGGAGCTAATTTCCGAGGTTACCGAACGCGTGCGCACCCACCCGTACCGCAAGGTGCGCCAGCGCTAG
- the mutM gene encoding bifunctional DNA-formamidopyrimidine glycosylase/DNA-(apurinic or apyrimidinic site) lyase — MPELPEVEVVRRGLERWIAGRSITEVSVPDPRSIRRHPLGVEDFRGNLLGATVLDVVRRGKFLWMPLTDAPASTGPPHTALVAHLGMSGQLLVESPDQPHEKHLKVRLSFSPRSDAPQELRFVDQRIFGGLFVTSLVPTEDGLPGGCGSALALIPAEAAHIGRDPLDPHFSLEALHKKLRARKTGLKRALLDQGMVSGIGNIYADEALWAAKMHYARPTETLRLPQTQRIIHAAHDVMSRALDAGGTSFDSLYVNVNGASGYFSRSLNAYGREGEPCLRCSALGLATVIRRDTFMNRSSYSCPVCQPKPRNARL; from the coding sequence ATGCCTGAACTTCCCGAGGTAGAAGTGGTTCGGCGCGGACTGGAGCGCTGGATCGCTGGGCGGAGCATCACCGAAGTGTCGGTGCCGGACCCCCGGTCCATTCGCCGGCATCCCCTGGGCGTCGAGGATTTCCGTGGCAATCTTTTGGGAGCAACCGTCCTGGACGTGGTCCGGCGGGGCAAGTTCTTGTGGATGCCCCTGACCGATGCGCCGGCGTCCACGGGGCCGCCGCACACCGCGCTGGTGGCCCACCTGGGAATGAGCGGGCAACTGCTGGTGGAATCCCCGGATCAGCCACACGAAAAGCACCTCAAGGTTCGCCTGTCCTTTTCGCCGCGTTCTGATGCGCCGCAGGAACTGCGCTTTGTTGACCAACGGATCTTTGGCGGCTTGTTTGTCACCTCGCTGGTGCCCACGGAAGACGGCCTGCCCGGTGGCTGCGGATCCGCGCTGGCCCTGATCCCAGCGGAAGCCGCACACATTGGCCGCGACCCCCTGGATCCCCACTTCTCCCTCGAGGCCCTGCACAAGAAGCTCCGGGCCCGTAAAACGGGCCTCAAACGTGCCCTACTCGACCAGGGGATGGTCTCAGGCATTGGCAACATCTACGCCGACGAGGCCCTGTGGGCGGCCAAAATGCACTATGCCCGCCCTACCGAGACCTTGCGCCTGCCGCAGACGCAGCGGATAATCCACGCCGCGCACGACGTCATGTCCAGGGCCCTGGACGCCGGCGGCACCAGCTTCGATTCCCTATACGTGAACGTCAACGGCGCCTCCGGCTATTTTTCCCGCTCCTTGAATGCCTACGGACGTGAAGGCGAACCCTGCCTGCGCTGTTCCGCACTGGGCCTGGCCACCGTGATCCGCCGCGACACGTTCATGAATCGGTCTTCTTACAGTTGTCCGGTGTGCCAGCCGAAACCTCGCAACGCCCGCCTGTAA
- the rnc gene encoding ribonuclease III gives MSSDLQTSKLEDGHRQLLKRLGVNIDAGTLRLALTHRSYAYENGGIPTNERLEFLGDSILGFSVTDALYRDHPSLPEGDLAKRRSAVVSTRALAQIARELGVGEFIYLGQGERLTKGRNKSSILADTMEALIGATYITHGIETARELVMRLVGPLLADADALGAGTDWKTNIQEIAAARRLGAIVYDITGTGPDHDRSFTARLMIGGHHFGTGTGPSKKEAERAAAAAGWLVVDDRFNSSKHDAGASRDVQSPAAPSATSGGIPA, from the coding sequence ATGTCCTCTGATCTTCAAACTTCGAAGCTCGAGGACGGGCATCGCCAGCTGTTGAAGCGTCTCGGTGTCAATATTGATGCCGGGACGCTTCGTCTTGCCCTGACGCATCGCTCCTACGCGTATGAAAACGGTGGCATCCCCACCAACGAGCGCCTGGAGTTCCTGGGCGACTCGATCCTGGGTTTCTCCGTCACCGACGCCTTGTACCGGGACCACCCCAGCCTTCCCGAGGGGGATCTGGCCAAGCGCCGCTCCGCAGTGGTCTCCACCCGGGCACTGGCGCAGATCGCCCGAGAGCTCGGTGTTGGCGAGTTCATTTACCTCGGCCAAGGGGAGCGCCTGACCAAGGGCCGCAATAAGTCCTCCATCTTGGCCGACACCATGGAAGCGCTCATCGGCGCCACCTACATCACCCACGGCATCGAAACGGCCCGCGAACTTGTTATGCGCCTGGTGGGTCCGCTGCTGGCCGACGCCGACGCCCTCGGCGCCGGGACCGACTGGAAAACCAACATCCAGGAAATTGCCGCAGCCCGCCGCCTCGGTGCCATCGTCTACGACATCACCGGAACCGGCCCAGATCACGACCGCTCCTTCACGGCACGACTGATGATTGGTGGCCACCACTTTGGCACCGGCACCGGCCCGTCAAAGAAGGAAGCCGAGCGTGCCGCTGCCGCTGCCGGCTGGTTGGTGGTTGATGATCGTTTCAATTCTTCCAAGCACGACGCCGGAGCCTCCCGCGATGTTCAGTCGCCCGCCGCCCCTTCCGCGACTTCAGGCGGGATTCCCGCGTAA
- the rpmF gene encoding 50S ribosomal protein L32: protein MAVPKRKMSRANTRARRSQWKATAPALVKTIENGEVVYSLPHQARVVTDSAGTALFLEYKGRKVADV from the coding sequence GTGGCTGTTCCGAAGCGGAAGATGTCCCGCGCCAATACGCGCGCACGCCGTTCCCAGTGGAAGGCCACCGCGCCTGCTCTGGTCAAGACCATCGAAAACGGCGAGGTTGTTTACAGCCTGCCGCACCAGGCCCGGGTTGTCACCGACTCCGCCGGTACCGCACTGTTCTTGGAATACAAGGGCCGTAAGGTTGCTGACGTCTAA
- a CDS encoding YceD family protein: MHSFVEHIPVPEQFGTPLISVTPGTDLDLELRFESVHEGILVSGSVLVEVTGECSRCLETFEDDLEVDVQELFFYEEPPADFLEQEEDQQRWVEHDSIDLEPVLRDAVVTALPFQPVCREDCEGLCSECGIHLADEPGHHHEVADPRWAALQGFTGEED, encoded by the coding sequence ATGCACTCCTTTGTTGAACATATACCTGTGCCAGAGCAATTTGGTACCCCGCTCATCAGCGTGACGCCCGGAACTGATTTGGATCTGGAACTGCGTTTTGAGTCTGTTCATGAGGGAATTTTGGTGTCGGGCAGTGTGCTGGTCGAAGTGACTGGCGAATGCTCCCGATGCCTGGAAACCTTCGAGGATGATCTTGAAGTTGATGTGCAAGAACTTTTCTTCTACGAGGAACCGCCTGCGGACTTCCTCGAACAAGAAGAAGATCAGCAACGTTGGGTCGAGCACGATTCTATCGATCTTGAACCGGTGTTGCGGGACGCAGTGGTAACCGCCCTGCCGTTCCAGCCGGTGTGCCGGGAAGACTGTGAGGGCCTGTGTTCCGAATGTGGAATACACCTTGCAGATGAGCCGGGGCACCATCACGAGGTTGCAGATCCTCGGTGGGCTGCCCTACAGGGCTTTACCGGCGAAGAAGACTAG
- a CDS encoding S1C family serine protease translates to MMSSPVVRIFVRSSMVVAVAISLTGCIPVTIGPPPGGTQPPTTPDAVVISEPSPPTATATVPSTWQETNALAANGVVKFETADCQGRSWIGSGFLISPNLIVTAAHVVEDQSSIDLVLTDSTRLQSSPAEVLGIDSELDLALVRSSVPFSGHVFTLSQQAPNIGQEVAALGFPLGYGYKMTRGGITGFGEKGSSIASLEKSKIQTDASINGGNSGGPLVYLDGVVAGIVVATLSEEYVGHKVDGFGYAVDATVAAPQVEVWRNSATVIPLTSCASPKSTPAPTSQTSLPIVVKTTSPSSQEIANFLLWHALSINRQDYEAAFADFTTQEQAQMGGLQVWRAGQQSSAWQSITLETLSGFDTTMLAGVSFRTYQDAAYGYSGQTCSDFSVNYTLVYSGGRWLIESAKSPSGFEAPRACVRPS, encoded by the coding sequence ATGATGAGCAGCCCAGTTGTCAGGATATTTGTTCGTTCATCGATGGTCGTCGCCGTGGCGATATCTTTGACCGGGTGCATTCCGGTAACCATCGGCCCTCCTCCCGGGGGCACTCAGCCACCGACGACACCAGATGCCGTGGTGATATCCGAGCCGTCACCGCCCACTGCTACTGCGACCGTGCCAAGCACCTGGCAAGAAACCAATGCCCTTGCTGCAAACGGAGTTGTAAAGTTTGAAACGGCCGATTGCCAAGGCCGCAGCTGGATAGGGAGCGGATTTCTCATCAGCCCGAATCTCATTGTCACTGCGGCCCACGTGGTGGAGGATCAATCCTCTATAGATCTGGTGCTTACTGATTCCACTAGATTGCAATCTTCACCCGCAGAAGTGCTTGGCATAGACAGTGAACTGGACCTTGCCCTGGTTAGATCATCTGTGCCATTTAGCGGGCACGTTTTCACCCTTTCGCAGCAGGCACCCAATATCGGGCAGGAAGTTGCCGCGCTAGGGTTCCCACTCGGGTATGGCTACAAGATGACAAGGGGCGGCATCACTGGATTTGGTGAGAAGGGAAGTTCCATTGCCAGCCTGGAGAAAAGCAAAATTCAAACGGATGCGAGCATCAACGGAGGGAATAGTGGAGGTCCCCTCGTTTACCTCGATGGTGTCGTTGCAGGGATCGTTGTCGCAACACTCAGCGAGGAATATGTGGGACACAAGGTGGACGGTTTTGGCTATGCAGTTGATGCCACCGTTGCGGCACCGCAGGTCGAAGTGTGGCGGAATTCGGCAACAGTCATTCCACTGACTAGCTGCGCCTCCCCGAAATCCACGCCGGCACCGACGTCACAAACTAGCCTTCCTATAGTTGTCAAGACAACTAGTCCCAGCTCCCAAGAGATCGCAAACTTCCTGCTCTGGCATGCACTGTCTATCAATAGGCAAGACTATGAGGCAGCGTTCGCTGACTTCACTACCCAGGAACAAGCTCAGATGGGTGGGCTGCAGGTATGGCGTGCAGGCCAACAGAGTTCTGCATGGCAATCAATTACTTTGGAAACTCTGAGCGGTTTTGACACCACAATGCTCGCAGGTGTGTCGTTCAGGACATACCAAGACGCCGCGTACGGCTACAGCGGGCAGACGTGTTCTGACTTCAGTGTGAATTACACGCTCGTCTACTCTGGAGGCAGGTGGCTCATAGAGTCAGCGAAATCGCCTTCGGGGTTTGAAGCGCCACGTGCTTGCGTGCGTCCTTCGTAG
- the coaD gene encoding pantetheine-phosphate adenylyltransferase yields the protein MRRAVCPGSFDPIHKGHIEVITRASGLFDEVIVAISTNYTKKYRFTLSERLEMARTTFSALSGITVEAMGEGLLTEYCHARGVCAIVKGLRSSSDFDYELPMATMNRQLSGVETVFLPGDSRYLHLSSTLIKEVHALGGDVSDFVPRAALRRLQGDVGPDTRPVTVVPPRL from the coding sequence ATGCGACGCGCGGTATGCCCCGGATCTTTTGACCCCATCCACAAGGGCCACATTGAAGTGATCACCCGTGCCTCAGGACTGTTTGACGAGGTTATTGTGGCTATTTCCACCAATTACACCAAGAAATACAGGTTCACATTATCTGAGCGCCTGGAAATGGCCAGGACCACCTTCTCGGCACTGTCGGGGATAACTGTGGAAGCCATGGGGGAGGGTCTGCTCACCGAATACTGCCATGCTCGAGGGGTCTGCGCCATTGTAAAGGGGCTACGGTCCTCCTCCGATTTTGACTACGAGCTGCCCATGGCAACCATGAACCGCCAGCTCTCCGGTGTGGAGACCGTGTTCCTTCCGGGGGACAGCCGCTACCTGCACCTGTCTTCTACCTTGATCAAGGAAGTTCACGCACTGGGCGGGGATGTCTCGGACTTTGTGCCGCGTGCGGCGCTGCGCCGGCTGCAAGGTGACGTGGGTCCGGACACGCGCCCCGTGACCGTCGTCCCGCCGAGGCTTTAG
- a CDS encoding SDR family NAD(P)-dependent oxidoreductase yields MKTAPPFTLKGKTILITGAGMGMGRLYALRAAREGASTVVLWDLNQKAADDVGAQVRALGARAVVQTVDLATLDSITATAQTLREEHGIDAPDVLVNNAGIVKGGPFWEHDSERHTQAIMAINAMAPMFVTAEFLPAMMKSGRAARILNIASAAGTLANPNMSVYAASKWAVIGWSDSLRLELERSGSPVLVSTFCPSYISTGMFAGVKGPLLTPLMTPDVAVDRAWRAMLNGTPLKLTPWTAKLAMGLRGVLPTRVWDVVAGNVFKVYNSMDHFTGRPAAQVVAPPQAGSAKE; encoded by the coding sequence ATGAAAACTGCACCCCCCTTCACACTGAAAGGCAAGACCATCTTGATCACGGGCGCCGGCATGGGCATGGGCCGCCTCTACGCCTTGCGAGCAGCCAGGGAGGGCGCTTCCACGGTGGTGCTGTGGGATCTGAACCAGAAGGCCGCGGACGACGTCGGCGCACAAGTCCGTGCCCTTGGCGCCAGGGCTGTGGTCCAGACGGTGGATCTGGCCACCCTGGATTCGATCACGGCGACAGCCCAAACACTGCGTGAAGAGCACGGCATCGACGCCCCGGACGTGCTGGTCAACAACGCGGGCATTGTCAAGGGCGGCCCGTTCTGGGAGCACGACTCCGAACGACACACCCAGGCCATCATGGCCATCAACGCCATGGCCCCCATGTTTGTCACGGCAGAGTTCCTGCCCGCCATGATGAAGTCGGGGAGGGCGGCTCGGATCTTGAACATTGCCTCGGCCGCCGGAACGTTGGCCAACCCGAACATGAGCGTGTATGCGGCCTCCAAGTGGGCTGTGATCGGTTGGAGCGATTCTCTGCGGCTCGAACTGGAACGCTCAGGATCACCGGTTTTGGTCAGTACCTTCTGCCCCAGCTACATCAGCACCGGCATGTTCGCCGGTGTCAAGGGACCGCTGCTCACCCCCCTGATGACCCCGGATGTCGCCGTCGACCGCGCCTGGCGGGCGATGCTCAACGGCACGCCGCTAAAGCTCACCCCGTGGACGGCAAAACTGGCCATGGGCCTGCGTGGCGTGTTGCCCACTAGGGTCTGGGACGTGGTGGCCGGTAACGTATTCAAGGTCTACAACAGCATGGATCACTTCACCGGCCGCCCGGCCGCGCAAGTAGTGGCACCACCACAAGCCGGTTCCGCAAAGGAGTAG
- a CDS encoding aminotransferase class I/II-fold pyridoxal phosphate-dependent enzyme, giving the protein MSHPWQRTAKGANLLGPDGSLAVTIFEEITTLANQHNAINLGQGFPDEDGPAELSRLAQQAIAQGNNQYAPGKGILDLRQAVAEHQERFYGLTADPETEVIITTGATEAIASAILALTGPGDEVLTFEPFYDSYGAMIGLSGAAHTTAALLAPDFMPDLATLERSFSPRTKMVVINNPHNPTGAVFPREVLSEVVRLAIKYDAVILTDEVYEHLTFGVRHIPIATLPGAAERTLTISSAGKTFSFTGWKIGWLSGPAELVAAARTVKQFLSYSSGTPFQSAIAAGLRMEEGFFTDTAKTLERKRDILSEGLRAAGLDVLTPQGTYFVNVDTAALGITDATALARRLPQLIGVAAIPVPVFCHPEGAHRTRSLLRFAFCKKVPLLEEAAERLATLAGKL; this is encoded by the coding sequence ATGTCCCACCCATGGCAACGCACCGCCAAAGGTGCCAATTTGCTGGGGCCGGACGGCTCCTTGGCCGTCACCATCTTTGAAGAGATCACCACCTTGGCCAACCAGCACAACGCCATCAATCTCGGTCAGGGCTTCCCCGACGAGGATGGCCCTGCAGAGCTGAGCCGCCTTGCCCAGCAGGCCATAGCCCAGGGCAATAACCAGTATGCCCCCGGCAAGGGAATCCTGGATCTGCGCCAGGCCGTGGCCGAGCACCAGGAACGGTTCTACGGGCTCACCGCCGACCCCGAGACCGAGGTCATCATCACCACAGGAGCCACGGAGGCCATCGCGTCAGCGATCCTGGCGCTGACCGGCCCCGGCGATGAAGTCCTCACCTTTGAGCCGTTCTACGATTCCTACGGGGCCATGATCGGCCTCAGCGGGGCTGCCCACACCACAGCCGCCCTGCTGGCCCCGGACTTCATGCCGGATCTGGCCACGCTGGAGCGCAGCTTCAGCCCGCGCACCAAAATGGTCGTCATCAACAACCCGCACAACCCCACGGGCGCTGTTTTCCCTAGGGAGGTGTTGAGTGAAGTGGTGCGCCTGGCCATCAAGTACGACGCCGTCATCCTCACCGACGAGGTCTACGAACACCTCACCTTTGGTGTGCGGCACATCCCGATTGCCACCTTGCCAGGGGCGGCCGAACGCACCCTGACCATTTCCTCGGCAGGCAAGACGTTCTCCTTCACCGGCTGGAAAATCGGCTGGCTCTCGGGACCGGCGGAGCTTGTGGCCGCGGCGCGGACGGTCAAACAGTTCCTGTCCTATTCCTCCGGTACACCGTTCCAGAGCGCCATCGCGGCCGGACTGCGCATGGAAGAGGGCTTCTTCACGGATACCGCCAAGACGCTGGAGCGCAAACGCGACATCCTTAGCGAGGGCCTGCGCGCGGCCGGGCTGGACGTGCTGACCCCCCAAGGCACCTACTTCGTCAACGTGGACACCGCTGCGCTGGGCATCACCGACGCCACTGCCCTGGCCCGGAGGCTGCCACAGCTGATCGGTGTGGCAGCCATCCCGGTCCCGGTGTTCTGCCACCCGGAGGGTGCTCACCGAACCAGGTCCTTGCTGCGCTTCGCGTTTTGCAAGAAGGTCCCGCTCCTAGAGGAAGCCGCCGAACGCCTGGCAACCCTGGCGGGCAAACTCTGA
- a CDS encoding spermidine synthase, protein MVLASRFLRTSGVHATLDKDPWHEHAFVLSIDNAEQSQVNLAHPEEVFYEYLRRIANAVDLVKPAGEPITALHLGAGALTLARYIQATRPGSIQHAVELERELLDFVLEHLPLPAGTNLSSHVGDAREELGALPAQLTFDVVILDIFSGPDAPAHLACADFYREAAAVLAPGGILAVNVGDEPGFTLVTSQTKALQEAMSHVAAYGTSMLFTRRYPGNIILLGSNSPWPADWGQALLAAGPHPGTVMAGVELDELTG, encoded by the coding sequence ATGGTGCTGGCCAGCAGGTTCCTGCGGACAAGCGGCGTCCACGCCACCCTGGACAAGGATCCGTGGCATGAGCACGCGTTTGTCCTGAGCATCGACAACGCCGAGCAGTCCCAGGTCAACCTCGCCCACCCGGAAGAGGTCTTCTACGAGTATCTGCGGCGCATCGCCAATGCCGTGGACCTGGTGAAGCCGGCCGGTGAGCCCATCACGGCCCTGCACCTGGGCGCCGGAGCCCTGACCTTGGCCCGGTACATCCAGGCCACCCGGCCGGGATCAATCCAGCACGCCGTGGAGCTGGAGCGCGAGCTTCTTGACTTCGTGTTGGAACACCTGCCCCTGCCGGCCGGCACCAACTTGAGCAGCCATGTGGGCGATGCCCGCGAGGAGTTAGGCGCGCTGCCGGCGCAGCTAACGTTCGACGTCGTCATCCTGGACATTTTCAGCGGACCCGACGCGCCGGCCCACCTTGCCTGCGCGGACTTCTACCGCGAGGCCGCGGCGGTGCTGGCACCGGGCGGGATCCTGGCCGTCAACGTGGGTGACGAGCCCGGGTTCACGCTGGTGACTAGCCAGACCAAGGCGCTGCAGGAGGCCATGTCCCATGTGGCCGCTTATGGCACAAGCATGCTATTCACCCGCCGCTACCCGGGCAACATTATCCTGCTCGGCAGCAACAGCCCCTGGCCGGCGGACTGGGGGCAGGCCCTGCTCGCTGCGGGCCCGCACCCGGGCACCGTCATGGCCGGCGTGGAACTGGACGAGCTGACCGGCTAA